The following are encoded together in the Neofelis nebulosa isolate mNeoNeb1 chromosome 9, mNeoNeb1.pri, whole genome shotgun sequence genome:
- the LOC131485141 gene encoding large ribosomal subunit protein eL30 produces the protein MVAAKKTKKSLESINSRLQLVMKSGKYVLGYKQTLKMIRHGKAKLVILANNCPALRKSEIEYYAMLAKTGVHHYSGNNIELGTACGKYYRVCTLAIIDPGDSDIIRSMPEQTGEK, from the coding sequence ATGGTGGCCGCAAAGAAGACGAAAAAGTCGCTGGAGTCCATCAACTCTAGGCTCCAACTCGTTATGAAAAGTGGGAAGTACGTGTTGGGGTACAAGCAGACTCTGAAAATGATCAGACATGGCAAAGCGAAACTGGTCATCCTCGCCAACAACTGCCCAGCCTTGAGGAAATCTGAAATAGAATACTATGCCATGTTGGCCAAAACTGGTGTCCATCACTACAGCGGCAATAATATTGAATTGGGCACAGCGTGTGGGAAATACTACAGAGTGTGCACCCTGGCTATTATTgatccaggtgattctgatatcaTTCGAAGCATGCCAGAACAGACTGGGGAAAAGTAA